The Comamonas endophytica sequence CAGCTCGGCATGACGCGCATCTTCGGCAACCCCGGCTCGACCGAGCTGCCGCTGTTTCGCGACTATCCCGAAGACTTCTCCTATGTGCTGGGCCTGCAGGAGGCAGTGGTCGTGGGCATGGCCGATGGCTACGCCCAGGCCACGCGCCGCGCCAGCTTCGTGAACCTGCATTCGGCCGCGGGCGTGGGCCATGCGATGGCCAATATCTTCACGGCCTTCAAGAACCGCACGCCGATGGTGATCACCGCCGGCCAGCAGGCGCGCTCGATCCTGCAGTTCGACCCCTTCCTGCACTCGAACCAGGCGGCCGAGCTGCCCAAGCCCTATGTCAAGTGGAGCTGCGAGCCGGCGCGCGCCGAGGATGTGCCGCAGGCGCTGGCGCGCGCCTACTACATCGCCATGCAGGAGCCGCGCGGCCCGGTGCTGGTGTCCATTCCCGCCGATGACTGGGACCACCCGGCCGAGCCCATCCAGGTGCGCGATGTCGGCTTCGAAAGCCGGCCCGATCCGCGCGTGCTCGATGCGATCGGCACGGCGCTCGATGGCGCGCGCACGCCGGCGCTGGTCGTGGGTGCGGCCGTGGACCGCGGTGCGGCCTGGGATGCGGTCGTGGCGCTGGCCGAGCGCCACCAGGCGCGGGTCTATGTCGCGCCGATGTCCGGGCGCTGCAGCTTCCCCGAGGACCATCCGCTGTTTGCCGGCTTCCTGCCCGCCATGCGCGAGCGCATCGTGCAGCTGCTGGGCGGGCACGACGTGGTGCTGGCGCTGGGCGCCGCCACCTTCACCTACCATGTCGAGGGCCAGGGCCCGCACATTCCCGAGGGCGCGGCTCTGTACCAGCTGATCGAGGACCCGGCCATTGCCGCCTGGTCGCCGGTGGGCACTGCGGCCATCGGCAACATCCGCCTGGGCGTGCAGGAGCTGCTGGCGCGGCCCGCACCAGCGGCGCGCCCCGCACCCGCGCGCCGCGTGCCTGCGCCGCGCGCGCAGCCGCCCGAGGCGGGGCGCCGCATGTCGGTGGCCTGGGCGATGCAGACGCTGGCCGAGCTGCGCGATCCGCACAGCATCGTCGTCGAGGAAGCGCCCAGTTCGCGCCCGACGATCCAGGCGCACCTGCCGATCCTCCACTCGGGCACCTTCTACACCATGTGCAGCGGCGGCCTGGGCCACAGCATGCCGGCGGCCGTGGGCGTGGCGCTGGCCGAGCCGGAGAAGAAGATCATCGCGGTGATCGGCGACGGCTCGAGCATGTATGCGATCCAGGCGCTGTGGAGCGCGGCGCAGCTGCGGCTGCCGATCACCTTCGTGATCCTGAAGAACCGGCGCTACGCGGCGCTGCAGGAATTCGCCAAGGTGTTCGGCTACCGCGATGGCGAGAAGGTCGAGGGCACGGAGCTGCCCGACATCGATTTCGTCGGCCTGGCGAAAGCCCAGGGCTGCGACGGCGTGCATGTGGAAGACGCGCTGCAGCTGCGTGACGCGCTCGAGGCGGCCATTGCCTCGCCGCGGCCGATACTTGTCGAGGTCGAAGTCGCCTGACACCGGCGCCGCACAACCATAAATTCACAAGGAGACAAGCATCATGACATCACCTACCCAAGCCGCGCGCCGCCATGCCCTGAAGGCGTTGCCGGCGCTGGCCCTGGCGGCGCTGGCGCTGCCGGCCGTGGCGCAGAACTGGCCGGAAAAGCCGGTGCGCCTGGTCGTCAATTTCGCGCCCGGCGGCGCAGCCGACGTGCTGGCGCGCGCCCTGCTGCCCGAGCTCTCGAAGACGCTGGGCCAGCCGGTGGTGATCGAGAACAAGCCCGGCGCCGGCGGCAACATCGGCATTGCCGAGACGGTGCGTGCGGCCAAGGACGGATACACGCTGCTGCTGAGCTCGGGCGGGGCGATCACGATCAACCCGATGATCTACGCCAAGCTGCCCTACGACCCGGCGCGCGATCTCACGCCGATCACCGCTGTGGCGCGCGTGCACGTCTACCTGGAGACCCATCCCGACGTGCCGGCGAAGAACGTGGCCGAGTTCATCCAGTACCTGAAGGCCAATCCGGGCAAGGTGAGCTATGGCTCGCCGGGGCAGGGCAGCTCGCCGCACCTGGCGGGCGAGATGTTCAAGCGCATGGCCAAGGTCGAGGCGGTGCATGCGCCGTACCGCGGCGCGGCGCCCGCGCTCAACGACGTGGTCAGCGGCCAGTTGCAGTACTGGTTCGATCCGGGCCCGGGCCTCAAGCATGTCGAGGCCGGCAAGCTGCGCCTGCTGGCCGTGGGCAGCCCGCAGCGCTCGCCCCAGTACCCGAACGTGCCGACGCTGGCCGAAAGCGGCCTGCCGGGCTTCGACGCCGACACGCTGTTCGGCATCTACGCGCCCACGGGCGTGCCGGAGGTGGTGGTCGACAAGGTGCGCGAAGGCGTCGCCAGGGCCATGGAGCAGAAGAACGTGCGCGACATCGTCGCCAGCCTGGGCGCGACGCCGGCGGTGATGACGCGCAAGCAGTTCATCGACCACCATGGGGCGGAGGCGCAGAGGTTCGGGGAATTGGTGAGGAGCATTGGGCTGAAGGCGGATTGAGGCAGATCGAGGACCCAGGGAGACGGCCTGCCCTACAGTGTTGAACTCCTGCCCTTCGGTGGGTGGTTTTTCAGGAAACTCCCTAAAGACTCCCCGCCGGCCACATCCAGACCAGCGCGCTGGTCATGATGAGATACCGGAAGAACTTCCCGATCGCCATATAGAACAGGCAGGGCCAGAACGGCAGCCGCAGCCAGCCGGCCACCGCGCACAGCGGGTCGCCGACTAGGGGCAGCCAGCTCAGCAGGCAGGCCTTGGCGCCGAAGCGGCGCAGCCAGATGCGCGCCTTGCGTTCGTGGCGCGAGGGCTGGCGCGGCTCCTTGCCCGGGGGGCTGCCCTCGATCAGGTGCGCCTCCTTGGCCTTCTCCCAGGCCTTGTGCGCGCCCAGCCCCATCCACCAGCTGATGGCGCCGCCCAGCGTGTTGCCGGCGGTGGCCACGAGGATCGCCTGCCAGAAAAGATCGGGGTTGAGCTGCAGCAGCCCGGCCACGGCGGGCTCGGAGCCCAGCGGCAGCAGCGTGGCCGAAACCAGGGCCACCAGGAAAACCGTGCTCAGCCCGAATTGCGGCAGCGACAACCATCCCAGCAACTGATGCATCCAGATTTCCATGTGACGGCAAGTGTAGGTGTGGACCGGCTTGTCTTTGTTGGGACGAAGGTTATGGTAAACGCTCGACACAACAAAAAAGGTAGTCCGCCATGCCACGATTTCAGACCCCGGGTAGGGATTGGGTGCAGCTCGGCCTGGGGGTACTGGCCCTGGGCCTGGCCAGCTGTGCCGTGGTGCCGCCGCAGGGAACGGCCGGACAGGAGGCGGCGGGACAAGACATGCAAAGCCAGGGTGCGCTGGCCGTGCTGGCCCAGCCCGAGTGCCGGCGCATGGCCAGCCAGCGCGCGCGCCTGCAGGCGGTGCATGCGGCGCTGGCGCGCGAGGGCATGGGCCTGCGCGTGCTGGGCTGCCCGCAGTTGCCCGCGGGGAAAGCGGCCGGCGCGCAGGTGATCGCGGTAGCGGTGCTCGTGGTCGATGGCGAGCGCGCCGCCGATACCGTGCGCGGCCCGCTGGCCGACGGCGAGCTGCTGGACATGGGCAGCGCCGCGCCGCAGGCAGCCTCCGGCCCGCTGCAGCGCGTGAGCACGGCGGCGCTGGCGCAGCCGCCGCGCGACAGCCTGTCGCCCGACGTGCTCTACAACCGCGCCTGGCTGCGCAGGCTCATGGCGGCGCAGGGCCTGCGCCAGGTGGCCGATACCTGGTGGGCGTTCGCGCCACGCTGACCCCATTGCTCGGGATGCTGCGCGACCCCTGCAGGAAGCGGGGAATTAGGGTACAAAGTCCTGTCAGTCACAACTCCGGCACCCGCTCTGCGCCTTTTCGCAGCAAGGTCCTCGCCATTGGCACGCAAGAGAATGATTTCCTATTTATACGTAGAAGACGATGCCGATATCCGGGAGGGTGTGGCAATGTGCATTGAGGCCGGACATCGCGAGATCGTCGCGCTGCCGAATGCGGAAGCCGCGCTGGCCCGGGACGACCGCGCCCGCTTCGATGTGCTGGTCACCGACATCAGCCTGCCCGGCATCTCGGGCGTGGACCTTGCCAGGCAGTGGGTGGCAGACGACCCGAGCCGGCATGTGCTGCTGCTCTCGGGCTATGAGTTCAGGCATGGCCTGGAAGCGATCGGCCCGAATGTGCGGGCGCTGCTCAAGAGCGCCGAACCCGAGGAGCTGGAGGCGGCCCTGCTGGGCATCGAGGACGTGCTGAGCGCGCGCGCCAGCTAGGGCGCGGCCCTCAGGCCCGGGCTTCGTCCTGGCGCGCCGGCCGGGCCATCAGCGAGCGGATGGCATCGAGCAGCTTCTGCGGCTGCAGCGGCTTGGCGAGATGGAAGTCGAAGCCCGCGTCCATGGCCAGCTGCTTGTCCGTGGCGCGCCCGAAAGCTGTCAATGCGATGGCGGGAAGCCCGGCATGGCCGCTCTTCGATGCGCGCACGTCGCGTATGAGCTCATAGCCGTCCTTGCCGGGCAGTCCGATGTCGCTGACCAGCACGTCGGCGCCGTGCCGGTCCAGAAGCGCCACGGCGGTGTCGTAATCGCCCGCCATCGACACCGTGGCGCCACGCTCCTGCAGGATCAGTGCCAGCAGGTTGGCGGCTTCGGTATCGTCTTCCACGACCAGGATGCGCAGGCCCTGCAGTTCCTGCGCGCCGTCCATCACGGCGGCCATGTCGGCATCCGGGCTGGCGGCCTGTCCCTCGGCGGCCAGGCCCAGGGGCAGCGTGACGCTGACCGTGGTCCCCAGGCCCAGGCCCGGGCTCGACACCGAGATGTCTCCCGAGTGCAGGTCGACCAGGTGCTTGACGATCGACAGGCCCAGGCCCAGGCCGCCGGAGGTGCGGCTTCCGGGCGTGGCGGCCTGCGTGAACTTCTCGAAGATGCGGTCCATGAAGGCGGCCTCGATGCCCTTGCCATGGTCGCGCACCGACAGCAGCAGCTGGTTGTCCGTGGCCGACAGGCTGACCTCGAGCAGCCCGCCTTCGCTGGAGAACTTGATGGCGTTGTTCAATATGTTCCAGAAGATCTGCTGGAACCGGGCCGGATCGAGGAAGGCCTTGACGCCGCGGGTCTGCGTCTCCAGGCGCAGCCGCAGCTGCTTGGCTTCCATCATCGCCTTGAG is a genomic window containing:
- a CDS encoding response regulator, with the translated sequence MCIEAGHREIVALPNAEAALARDDRARFDVLVTDISLPGISGVDLARQWVADDPSRHVLLLSGYEFRHGLEAIGPNVRALLKSAEPEELEAALLGIEDVLSARAS
- a CDS encoding Bug family tripartite tricarboxylate transporter substrate binding protein → MTSPTQAARRHALKALPALALAALALPAVAQNWPEKPVRLVVNFAPGGAADVLARALLPELSKTLGQPVVIENKPGAGGNIGIAETVRAAKDGYTLLLSSGGAITINPMIYAKLPYDPARDLTPITAVARVHVYLETHPDVPAKNVAEFIQYLKANPGKVSYGSPGQGSSPHLAGEMFKRMAKVEAVHAPYRGAAPALNDVVSGQLQYWFDPGPGLKHVEAGKLRLLAVGSPQRSPQYPNVPTLAESGLPGFDADTLFGIYAPTGVPEVVVDKVREGVARAMEQKNVRDIVASLGATPAVMTRKQFIDHHGAEAQRFGELVRSIGLKAD
- the mdlC gene encoding benzoylformate decarboxylase — its product is MPQNLNSPHTVRHAVIDLLRQLGMTRIFGNPGSTELPLFRDYPEDFSYVLGLQEAVVVGMADGYAQATRRASFVNLHSAAGVGHAMANIFTAFKNRTPMVITAGQQARSILQFDPFLHSNQAAELPKPYVKWSCEPARAEDVPQALARAYYIAMQEPRGPVLVSIPADDWDHPAEPIQVRDVGFESRPDPRVLDAIGTALDGARTPALVVGAAVDRGAAWDAVVALAERHQARVYVAPMSGRCSFPEDHPLFAGFLPAMRERIVQLLGGHDVVLALGAATFTYHVEGQGPHIPEGAALYQLIEDPAIAAWSPVGTAAIGNIRLGVQELLARPAPAARPAPARRVPAPRAQPPEAGRRMSVAWAMQTLAELRDPHSIVVEEAPSSRPTIQAHLPILHSGTFYTMCSGGLGHSMPAAVGVALAEPEKKIIAVIGDGSSMYAIQALWSAAQLRLPITFVILKNRRYAALQEFAKVFGYRDGEKVEGTELPDIDFVGLAKAQGCDGVHVEDALQLRDALEAAIASPRPILVEVEVA
- a CDS encoding YqaA family protein codes for the protein MHQLLGWLSLPQFGLSTVFLVALVSATLLPLGSEPAVAGLLQLNPDLFWQAILVATAGNTLGGAISWWMGLGAHKAWEKAKEAHLIEGSPPGKEPRQPSRHERKARIWLRRFGAKACLLSWLPLVGDPLCAVAGWLRLPFWPCLFYMAIGKFFRYLIMTSALVWMWPAGSL